CCTCTCTAGCGCTGCCGATCGATCGATATCCGAACGTGGCTGCCGGCCGATCTAGCTTCCCATCCTCGCCGCTCCAGGGACCATGTCGTCAAAGCTCCCCCAGCGGCGCCTAGCGTGCATGATTGCACAAGCGGGCGAGCATTATTCACTAGTAGTTCCCGTGTATCCATCAAGCGATTGCGCCTACTGTCCACTGGCTGCAAATGTTAATGAGGACAAATCCAAGCAACGGCCAGGCCGTCAGTTCTACACTCCTCTTGTACTGTTCAGTGTTCACTGTTCGCCGATACAGTTGATTCGATGTCCGTTTAAACAGTGTTCAGATACCTTTTTGAAAAGAAAATCAGGAATTCTTAGAGGAATATTGTTGGATTTTTCACATCAATGCAACCAGTCCCATTCCAAAGGCCTGAACCAGCTTTGCCCACCAGCATCGTCGTCGCTTTACATTAACCCACCTCACGGCCTTCACGGGGCTACCAGCCAAACGTCCCCGCATATAAGGTGCCCCGGCCCGGCCGGTGGCCACCGTCCGAGACTCCTGTGAGCCGCGAGCGGGACACGGGCGCGCGCGTACGGTGCATGCGGGAGGGATGAGCCCCGGCGCCGGTGCCAGGAAGCGCCTCGGCGGCGTCGCGGGcgtcgtcggcgtcggcggcgggtTCGCGCTCGGGTGCGGCTGCAGGGACGCCAAGgccgtggcggtggcggcgtcgTCGACGTCCGCGTCGCCCTactcctccgccaccgccacggACACGTCCACGGCGACGACCGCGTCGTGGCGCGGGGCCAGGGCGGCGCCGCACCACCCGTCGTCGGCGTCCGGGTCCACGGGCACGCTCACCGTGCCCTccgcgtcgtcgtcctccttccTGTGGGAGGACGCCGACGGGGATGCCGGCGAGGAGGTGAACTGCAAGCAGCGGGAGGGCCCCGCGGCCACGGCGAGCTTCTCCGGCCTGCTGCGCCAGCTCAACGAGCTCGAGCAGAGCGTCGTGTCGTGGGGGCGGAAGAGCACCAGCAAGGATTGCTTGTCGCCACCTctgccgcctccaccgccggtACCGGCGCGGCCAGTGAAGCAACGAGTTGCGCACAGCGGCGGCGACAGCAAAGAAGGCCAGGGGAACTTctctccgccgcggccgccgccgactTCTTTCCAGCTTCAGACGACGCAGCAGCACCGGAAAGCGAAGAACTTGCAGgcgcaaccgccaccgccacctccacctccaccattGCCATTGCCGCTGGAGCAGCCGCGTAAGGCGAAGAGCACGGACAAAGGCGGCAAGAAAGTAGACGCCAGCGTTCCGCCGACATCGCAGGCGGCGGCCCCGAAGCACCGGAAAGTGAAGAgctgcgacggcggcggcggcaggctgGACGGGACCGTGGCGGTGGTGAAGCAGTCGGACGACCCGCTGAGCGACTTCCGGCGCTCCATGGTGAACATGGTCGTGGAGAACCGGATCGCGACGGGCGACGAGCTCCGCGAGCTGCTCCGCCACTTCCTGGCGCTCAACGCGCCGCACCACCACGACACCATCCTCCGGGCCTTCACCGAGATCTGGGACGAGGCGTTCTCCGCCAAGACCGCCCCCCGCGGGCCCGCCGCCAGGCAGaccccgccgcggccgcggccgaaggcgccgacgccgccgcgccgccggcacgACCCGCCTCCGCGGGTATGGCGCTAACGCTTACAGTACGCGGTCACCATCGCCAGCCAGTTACTAGTACTGTAACATTGTAGCTAGATTGCTTGCAAGAAACGGTCGGTAGATGCCACCTGACCGTACCGCGAATCTACCGCGGATGTTCTTCAGATTTGTTTGGCTCTTTGTTTGTTAATGCTCCTCCAGTTTCAGTTCCGTTCGGCCTCCGATATTCCCCAACCATTCGAGATAGACGAGCGATCCCGTGAATGCCGGTGTCGTTTATCCCGCGCGCGCAGACTAGCCGACACGCGCGAGAGGTCTTGCCGCAAAACCCGTGGCCGGTTGCGGGGAACTGGCGGAAGCAGGCCGGAGGCGAGGCGGAAAGGCGCTTCCGGATGCTAGAGGGAGCGGCAGGGAATGGCGGCGGTGGTtggatggctggcaatggaggGCCGGCCCCGTGCATTGAGTTATGGTGGTGGCGACGGTGCAATGGTTGGCCTGGTGGGCTTGTGGATTGAAGTGACGCACGGGAGCGGGAGGAAAGAACCGGGAGCTGGGAGGGGAGGGCGAGCCTGCCAATGACAAATCAGAGGCAGCATGAGCCATCAATGTGCAACCTCCTTGGCGTCCTTCCCTGCATCTTCGCTTGCCCTCCTGCAAGTGCCAGAGCTTCACCGGCTCACCGCCATCCACAGGTTGTTCCATGAATTTCCCACCCTAATTTTGTTGACAGGTAGGTGTGGAACTAATGCAATCCCAAGATAATGTGAACACGGAGCCAGGGAAGAAGTGGGGTGCGCTACAGCAGCTAGCTAGAAAATGGCCGCACGAGGACCTCGACGTGGCCACGTAGGAGTAGGGACCACACGGACTAGGGACGTAGCCATGTCGGAGCAGGGAGTGTGTATGAGTGTATCTGTTCCTTAAGACACAGGGATGGTAACGGATCTAATTCTAATTCAACTTTATTCATATATATTTAGTTTTAAATTAAATAAAATTAGAGCCTGATCCTTTTAAATAATTCTTTTAAAATCCGATCTATAATAGCTAAAATTTAGGACCTTTACCACCCGT
The sequence above is drawn from the Panicum hallii strain FIL2 chromosome 7, PHallii_v3.1, whole genome shotgun sequence genome and encodes:
- the LOC112900979 gene encoding nuclear factor of activated T-cells, cytoplasmic 4-like: MSPGAGARKRLGGVAGVVGVGGGFALGCGCRDAKAVAVAASSTSASPYSSATATDTSTATTASWRGARAAPHHPSSASGSTGTLTVPSASSSSFLWEDADGDAGEEVNCKQREGPAATASFSGLLRQLNELEQSVVSWGRKSTSKDCLSPPLPPPPPVPARPVKQRVAHSGGDSKEGQGNFSPPRPPPTSFQLQTTQQHRKAKNLQAQPPPPPPPPPLPLPLEQPRKAKSTDKGGKKVDASVPPTSQAAAPKHRKVKSCDGGGGRLDGTVAVVKQSDDPLSDFRRSMVNMVVENRIATGDELRELLRHFLALNAPHHHDTILRAFTEIWDEAFSAKTAPRGPAARQTPPRPRPKAPTPPRRRHDPPPRVWR